Within the Streptomyces vilmorinianum genome, the region CTTCATGGTCGGGCACTGCGCCCTGCGCCGGTACGTGATGGGCCCCCAGGCCATCGGCGGGCAGGCCACCCCCGCCCAGCTCGACCGCATGATCGCGCTCCTCCACGACGCCATGGACGCCGGTGCCTGGGGGCTCTCCACCACCCAGTCGTCCACCCACTCCGACGGCGACGGCGCCCCCGTCGCCTCCCGGCACGCGTCCCCCGCCGAGCTGATCGCCCTCTCCCGAGCCGTCGGCGAACACGAGGGCACCCAGATCGAGGCGATCCTCGCCGGCTGCCTCGACCAGTTCTCCGACGACGAGATCGACCTCTTCGTCGACATGACCGCCGCCGCGGGCCGCCCGCTCAACTGGAACGTCCTCACCATCGACGCCGCCGTCCCCGAACGCGTTCCGCGCCAGCTCCTCGCCTCCGAACGCGCCCGCAAGTCCGGCGGCCGGATCGTCGCCCTCACGATGCCGATCCTGACCCCCATGAACATGTCGCTCGGCACGTTCTGCGCCCTCAACCTCATCCCCGGCTGGGGCGAGATCCTCTCCCTCCCCGTCCCCGAGCGGATCGCGAAGCTCCGCGACCCGGCCGTCCGCGCCGAGATGCTGCTGCGCGCCGACTCCAAGGAGGCCGGTGTCTTCCGGCGCCTCGCGCACTTCGGCCGGTACGTCATCGGCGACACGTACAGCCGCGAGAACGAGGGCCTGACCGGCCGCGTCGTGAGCGACATCGCCGCCGAACGCGGCCAGGACCCCTTCCAGTGCCTCGTCGAGATCTGCGCCAACGACGACCTGAGGACCGTCCTGTGGCCCATGCCCACCGACAACGACCCCGCCTCCTGGGCGCTGCGCCGCGAGACCTGGGAGCACGAGGACGTGATGCTCGGCGGCTCCGACGCCGGCGCGCACCTGGACCGCATGTGCGGCGCCCCGTACACCACCCGCTTCCTCGGCGACTGTCTGCGCGGCCGGAAGCTGCTCCCCCTCGAACAGGCGGTGCGGATGCTCACCGACGACCCCGCCCGGCTCTTCGGGCTGCGCGAGCGCGGGCGGGTCGCGGAGGGCTTCCACGCCGATCTGGTCCTCTTCGACCCCGAGCGGATCGACGCGGGCCCCGCGACGCTCGTGCACGACCTGCCGGGCGACAGCCCCCGGCTCGACTCGCGCGCGATCGGGGTCGTGTCCGTGCGCGTCAACGGCGTGGAGACCATCCGCGACGACCAGGTGACCGGCGCCATCCCGGGCAAGGTCCTGCGCTCCGGGCGCGACACGAGGACGGTGAGCACCAGGTGAAGGCCGAGAAGCTGTACATCGACGGGCAGTGGGTCGAGCCCGACTCCGGGCACTACGAGGTGATCAACCCCGCCACCGAGGAGGTCGTCGGCCTCGCGCCCGAGGCGAGCGGGCGCCAGGTGTACGAGGCGGCCGCCGCCGCCCGCGCGGCCTTCGGCGCCTGGTCCCGTACGAGACCGGAGGAGCGCGCCGCGATCCTGGACCGGGCCGCGGACCTGATGGCCCGCGACGCCGAGGCGAACACGGCCCTCGCGCAGGCCGAGACCGGGGCCACGACCGGTACCGCGCGCGGGATGCAGGTCGCCGTCGGTGCCTCCCGCTTCCGGCGGTACGCGCGCGGCGCCCTGGAGCCGGTCGAGCAGGCACTGCCCCCGCAGATCAACGAAGCCGGCCCGATGGGGAAGGCCGGGGTCTTCGGCGCGGTGGCGGTACGCCGCCCGGTCGGCGTGGTCACCTGCATCACCTCGTACAACAACCCCTGGGCCAATCCGGCCGGCAAGATCGCCCCGGCTCTCGCGATGGGCAACACGGTCGTGGTGAAGCCCGCCCCGCAGGACCCGCTCTCCGTGTACGCCATGGCGCGCGCGCTGGAGGAGGCCGGGGTCCCGCCGGGGGTCGTCAACGTCGTCACCGGCACGGAGACCGCCGTCGGCGAGGCGGCCGTCGACTCCCCGGACGTCGACATGGTCTCCTTCACCGGCTCGACGGCCGTCGGCCAGGCGATCGGCGAGGTCTGCGGCCGGTCCCTGAAGCGGCAGCTGATGGAGCTGGGCGGGAAGGGCGCCGCGCTGGTCCTCGACGACGCCGACCTCGACTCCGCGGTGATGGGCATCGGCACGACCTTCTCCTTCTACAGCGGGCAGATCTGTACGGCCCCGACCCGGGTGCTCGCCCAGCGCGGGATCTACGAGCAGCTGATCGAGAAGCTCGCCGGCTATCTGGCGTATCTGAAGGTCGGGGACCCGACGGCGCGCGGCACGGTCGTCGGTCCCGTGATCTCGGCGGCCCACCGCGACCGGGTGGAGTCGTACATCGAGCTGGGCCGTAAGGAAGGGGCGCGGGTCGTCGCGGGCGGGGAGCGCCCGGCCGGCTTCGAGAAGGGCTTCTACGTCGCCCCCACCCTGCTCGCGGACTGTACGAACGACATGCGGGTGGTGCGGGAGGAGATCTTCGGCCCGGTCGTCGTGGTCGTCCCCTTCGACGACGAGGAGGAGGGCGTCGCGCTCGCGAACGACACCGACTACGGGCTCCTCGACTACGTGTGGTCCGGGGACGTGGCCCGCGCATTCCGCATCGCGGCCCGGCTGCGGGCGGGCGGGGTCGGGGTGAACACGATCGGGCGGAACATGGAGGCGCCGTTCGGCGGGTTCAAGAAGAGCGGTGTGGGGCGGGACGTGGGGTCGTACGCCCTGCACGCGTACAGCGAGTTGCAGGCGGTGGTCTGGCCCGGTTGATCCCGCTCGGAGTGGCTTCCGAGAGGCTTCCGCGGGGGTTCCCAAAAAACCTCGGGAAATTTTGAAAACGGACATTCGGGACACTGCTGCGGTTCCCGTATATCGGACGCGTGCGAGTGGGCCAACCAATCGGTCGGCCCCGACCGCTCGTCGATCTTTCAATCAATGCCGAGAGCGTCTTATCGCCCTCTTAATGCAAGGTGAAGATCGGTCGACGTTGCGGAGTTCTGTCCTCCGGATGTGGAAACCGCAGCACCTAACGTCCTCTTCATGACTCAGGTGGATGCACGGCCCCAGGCCGGAGACACGGTAAGGGGCGTCACCGCCCCGGGCGACACGAACGGCGTACGTACGAAGGGCCTCGGCGGCAACTCCGTCGGGCTGATGGGCGGTGCCGTCATCGGCATCTCCACGGTGGCCCCGGTCTACTGTCTGACCTCCACGCTCGGCCCCACGGTCGGCGAGGTCGGACTCCAGATGCCCGCCGTCTTCCTGGCCGGCTTCCTGCCCATGCTGCTGGTCGCATTCGCATACCGGGAACTCAACAAGGCCCTCCCCGACTGCGGCACCTCCTTCACCTGGTCGGTGAAGGCCTTCGGACCCAGGATCGGCTGGATGTGCGGCTGGGGCCTGCTGGTCGCCACGATCGTCGTCCTGTCCAACCTCGCCGGTGTCGCCACCTCCTTCTTCTGGCTCACGGCGGGCGAGGTGACCGGTAGCGCGGACGTCGCCGCACTGGACGACAACAAGGCCGTCCACATCCTCACCACGCTGGTCTTCATCGGCATCGCCACGGCGATCAGCTACCGCGGCATCACCGCCACCAAGTGGGTCCAGTACGCCCTCGTCGGCCTGCAGCTCACGGTCATCGCGATCTTCGCCTTCATGGCGATCAGCAAGGCCGACCAGGTCGCCGGATCGATCGACTTCTCCCTCAGCTGGCTGAACCCCTTCGGCATCGAGTCCTTCTCGGCCTTCACCGCCGGCCTCTCCCTGTCGATCTTCATCTACTGGGGCTGGGACGCCTGCCTGTCCATCAACGAGGAGAGCACCGGCAGCGCCCGCACCCCCGGCCGCTCCGCCTTCCTCGCCATGGTCGTCATCGTCGCCTCCTACCTGCTGGTCGCCATCGCCGTACAGATGTACGCGGGCATCGGCGAGGAGGGCACCGGCCTCGGCAACCCGGAGACCTCCGACAACGTCTTCGCCGTCCTCGCCGGCCCGATCATGGGCTCCGGCCTCGGCATCCTGCTCTTCGTCGCCGTCCTCGCCTCCGCCGCGGCCAGCCTCCAGACCACGTTCATCCCGGTCGCCCGCACCGCCCTCGCCATGAGCGCGTACGAGGCGCTGCCCCCGGCCTTCGCCCGGATGAATCCGCGCTTCAAGACGCCGGGCCGCGCCACCGTGTGGGCGGGCATCGCCACCGGAGTGTTCTACGCGGTGATGAGCCTGGTCAGCGAGAACGTCCTGGTCGACACGATCTACGCCCTCGGCCTGATGATCTGCTTCTACTACTCGATCACGGCCTTCGCCTGCGTCTGGTTCTTCCGCAAGGACCTGACCTCGTCCTTCGGCAACCTGATGGTCAAGGGCATCCTCCCGGGCGTCGGCGGCCTCATGCTCACCGCCGTCTTCGGCAAGACGCTCTACGACATGTGGGACCCGGCGTACGGCTCCGGCTCCTCGGTCCTCGGGATGGGCTCGGTCTTCGTGATCGGCGTCGGGCTGCTGCTGCTCGGCGTGGTGATCATGCTGGTGATGCAGCGCAGGAGCCCCGCGTTCTTCCGGGGCGAGGTGCTGACGAAGGAGACGCCGTCGCTGGTCGTGGCGGACTGACCGTCCCCCGCGC harbors:
- a CDS encoding aldehyde dehydrogenase family protein; translation: MKAEKLYIDGQWVEPDSGHYEVINPATEEVVGLAPEASGRQVYEAAAAARAAFGAWSRTRPEERAAILDRAADLMARDAEANTALAQAETGATTGTARGMQVAVGASRFRRYARGALEPVEQALPPQINEAGPMGKAGVFGAVAVRRPVGVVTCITSYNNPWANPAGKIAPALAMGNTVVVKPAPQDPLSVYAMARALEEAGVPPGVVNVVTGTETAVGEAAVDSPDVDMVSFTGSTAVGQAIGEVCGRSLKRQLMELGGKGAALVLDDADLDSAVMGIGTTFSFYSGQICTAPTRVLAQRGIYEQLIEKLAGYLAYLKVGDPTARGTVVGPVISAAHRDRVESYIELGRKEGARVVAGGERPAGFEKGFYVAPTLLADCTNDMRVVREEIFGPVVVVVPFDDEEEGVALANDTDYGLLDYVWSGDVARAFRIAARLRAGGVGVNTIGRNMEAPFGGFKKSGVGRDVGSYALHAYSELQAVVWPG
- a CDS encoding APC family permease, which gives rise to MTQVDARPQAGDTVRGVTAPGDTNGVRTKGLGGNSVGLMGGAVIGISTVAPVYCLTSTLGPTVGEVGLQMPAVFLAGFLPMLLVAFAYRELNKALPDCGTSFTWSVKAFGPRIGWMCGWGLLVATIVVLSNLAGVATSFFWLTAGEVTGSADVAALDDNKAVHILTTLVFIGIATAISYRGITATKWVQYALVGLQLTVIAIFAFMAISKADQVAGSIDFSLSWLNPFGIESFSAFTAGLSLSIFIYWGWDACLSINEESTGSARTPGRSAFLAMVVIVASYLLVAIAVQMYAGIGEEGTGLGNPETSDNVFAVLAGPIMGSGLGILLFVAVLASAAASLQTTFIPVARTALAMSAYEALPPAFARMNPRFKTPGRATVWAGIATGVFYAVMSLVSENVLVDTIYALGLMICFYYSITAFACVWFFRKDLTSSFGNLMVKGILPGVGGLMLTAVFGKTLYDMWDPAYGSGSSVLGMGSVFVIGVGLLLLGVVIMLVMQRRSPAFFRGEVLTKETPSLVVAD
- a CDS encoding N-acyl-D-amino-acid deacylase family protein, which produces MLDHLIKGATVVDGTGAPARVADIGIRDGRVVLDGVRADTPARTTEDAHGLVLAPGFVDPHTHYDAQLFWDPFATPSMNHGVTTVAGGNCGFTLAPLHPDRPEDADYTRRMMSKVEGMALKALEDGVDWTWSSFGEYLDALEGRIAVNAGFMVGHCALRRYVMGPQAIGGQATPAQLDRMIALLHDAMDAGAWGLSTTQSSTHSDGDGAPVASRHASPAELIALSRAVGEHEGTQIEAILAGCLDQFSDDEIDLFVDMTAAAGRPLNWNVLTIDAAVPERVPRQLLASERARKSGGRIVALTMPILTPMNMSLGTFCALNLIPGWGEILSLPVPERIAKLRDPAVRAEMLLRADSKEAGVFRRLAHFGRYVIGDTYSRENEGLTGRVVSDIAAERGQDPFQCLVEICANDDLRTVLWPMPTDNDPASWALRRETWEHEDVMLGGSDAGAHLDRMCGAPYTTRFLGDCLRGRKLLPLEQAVRMLTDDPARLFGLRERGRVAEGFHADLVLFDPERIDAGPATLVHDLPGDSPRLDSRAIGVVSVRVNGVETIRDDQVTGAIPGKVLRSGRDTRTVSTR